Within Nitrospirota bacterium, the genomic segment CCTTGTTAGTCGTGAGACCGGGTCCTATCGCGACAACGGCCTTATCCCAGCAAGCAGCCATTATAGTCTCAGCAGCATCAGCGGCGATTGTCTGTTCGTCTGTTTCAGCAAGCGGCTGAGTCATTACCTCTGTCAGTTTTCCTGCAACTATAGGCTGCACACTCTTCGGAACCGCAAGTGTCAGAAGCCCCGCCCCTGTCCGGAGACATGAGAGCGCTGTCATAGCCGCAGCCCCGCCTTTACCAATGGAGCCGGCGATTACCAGCGCATGTCCGTTCGTTCCCTTATGTGAATCAGACTGTCGCGACGGGACTATGTCCTGCATATCATTCCCTGTCAAAAGGCTCAGGTATATCGCCTCTTTTTCAACAGCTGCTGCTGGTATGGATATATCAGTTATCTGGAGTTTCCCTGTATAGTCAGGCCCCGGATATAAGTAATGTCCCCTCTTAGGCAGGGCAAAGGTTACTGTTGCTGTTGCCCTTATTGCTGCGCCCATGACCTCACCTGTATCGGAATTGATCCCTGTAGGAATATCTACCGCAATAACAGGTCTTTTAGAGCTATTGATAAGTTCTATAACCTCCATATATTCTTCTTTAACTGCCGATGCGAGCCCGGTACCGATCATTGCATCTATAATCATATGGCTGTGTCTTAATCGTGAACTCAGTGTCCTCAGACTGTATTTCCCTTTTTCATTAACCTCGATACCCATCTTTAATGCAATATTCAGATTTATTGCCGGTTCTGATTTGAAATCTGCTGTATCAGAGAGGAGATATACTGTCACACTCGCCCCCAGATTATGCAGTTGCCTTGCAGAGGCAAGACCGTCCCCGCCATTATTACCCCTGCCGCACATAACTGTAATCCGTTTCCCGCTGATTGAGACAAGCATCTGCTCCACGGCGCGTGTAATGCCTGAAGCCGCATTTTCCATGAGGAGCAGGGTAGGAATGCCATATTCATCCCCGGTACGCCGGTCTATATTATTCATTTCCTGTGCAGTGGCTATGTACATGAGAAGCTCATCCGAAAATAGTCTTTCAAATCCCCCCTGCCCCCCTTTTCTAAAGTGGGGTAACTAATTTCCCCCTTTTGTGAGCCCACGGCTCATGACGGTTCACTCGAAAATACCTGTTGTTTGTCATTATCCGTCCCCAACTCATTGCTCATTGCTGATCACTCTTTGCTATTATGGCATGACTCACTCCATCAACCCTCCAGCACCACCTGTGCTATGGCATGATCACCATCATGGGATATACTCACATGGATTCCGGTAACCCCCATGGATTCCGCTATTTCCCTTAATCTGCCATGCAGAAGAATTTCAGGTCTGCCGTTGTCCCTGCTGATGACCTCTGTATCCTTCCACGTGATGCCACTGGCAATACCCGTCCCCAGCGCCTTTGACATCGCCTCTTTAACTGCGAATCGTGCTGCAAGGCGCTGATGAGGGGATTTATTAAGCATCGAATATTTAATCTCACCTTCTGTAAATACCTTCTCAAGAAATCTCTCTCCCCATCTCTTTTCAGCCTCATTTATCCGGCTGATCTCCACAATATCAATCCCAATACCTATTATCAAAACCCGGCTCTCATGAATAATTAATGACAAAAACGATGTCCCAGTTTACGCTCAAAAATGTCCAGTTGCAAGGAAGGAGTCAGAACGCCCCAAAAGGGTATTTTTCAGCGTAAACTCCAAAATTATGACAGAAAACCCATAGAAGGGTCAATAGATATCAAAAAACACCCAAATTGATACTATATGACTTTCCCTGGTCAATTCCGGGATTTACCATGCTTCATTTTCGTTGACTTTGAAGGTCTCTTATGTTTTTATATATGACTCTGGGGCTGGTTTCTCTGAGCGGCAGCGCTTGAATTACCGGGAGGAAATTAATCATGAGGGAGATGAAAATAGCGCCTTCTATCCTGTCTGCGAACTTTGCCCAACTTGGTGAAGAACTCAGGAGGGTGGAGGATGCAGGGGCTGACTGGATACACGTGGATGTAATGGACGGGCATTTCGTTCCTAACATTACAATTGGACCATTTGTGGTCGAGGCCGTTAAAAAGGCGACATCTTTACCTCTTGATGTGCATCTGATGATAGAGAGGCCTGAGGGATACATATCTTCATTTGCCGATGCGGGCGCTGATATAATTACAGTACATGTTGAGGCATGTACGCACCTCCACAGGACGATTCAGCAGATAAAAGAGTCCGGCAAGAAGGCTGGCGTGTCATTGAACCCTTCAACACCTCTTGTTATGGTAGAGTGTGTCCTTGAAGACATTGACCTTCTGCTCATAATGTCTGTGAATCCCGGTTTCAGCGGTCAGAAGTTTATTCCGTTTTCCATGGAAAAGATAAGGGAGGCAAGGCGGATGCTCGACAAGATCGGTTCAAAGGCATATCTCGAGGTTGACGGCGGGATAAAACTTGATAACATTGCAGAGATTGCAGCAGCGGGAGCTGATATGTTCGTTTCGGGCTCCGGGGTTTTCGGGACTCAGGATTATAAAATGACAATAGGGGAAATGAAGAAGAGGGTCAGTCTATAGTTCCTGCCTTAGGCATCATATGAATACAGAAGAGTTAAAAAATATAGTTGAAAGCCTTCACCCCCTTGAGCTGAAAATCCTCTTTGTCTTTGAAGCAGGAAAGTCCGTAGATGATAATATCCTGATCAATGAGGCGTCAATAGAGCAGTCTCAGAAGGATATGGCGATAGGGTGGCTGCTTGCCAAGGGGATACTTTCGGTTGCCGCAGAGACAGTTGAACGGTCTGTTGTCCTGACGGAAACAGGCGAGAGGTATTTTGATCTGAAGATACCTGAACTCCGCATCTTCCAATCCATCAAGGCAAATCCTGATTATTCCATGGCGGATGTTAAAGGGCGTGATGACATTGAGCCTGCTGAGATAAGTTCGGCAGTCGGTCTTCTTAAGGAAAAGGGGATAATAAAGATTGCAGCAGGCGGACGGCTGGAGCTGGATGATGAGTCATTGATATCTGAGTTTGATGAAATACAGCGGCTCATCAGTTTAGTCAGAGAAAAAGGGGAGATCAGCTTATCTGGCCTGCCTGAAAAAGAACAGACGATTATAGAGGGGTTGCACAGGAAGAGGGGTAAGTCCAAGGGTATTTTCAGGATAAATGAACAGGTCAACCGTTCATACGTACTGACGGACACAGGTATCAACATCCATGCAGCAGTGCTGGAGAAGGGGATCCCGGTTGAAGAAATAGCACAGTTAACCCCACAGATGTTGAAAGACGGTTCATGGGAGGGTAAATCATTCAGGAAATACAATATTACGCTTCCTCCACCAAGGATTACACCCGGCAGGAAGCATCCTTACAGGGAATTTCTTGATAACGTAAAATACAAGCTTGTTGCGATGGGGTTTGAAGAGATGAGGGGAGGGCTTGTTGAGAATGAGTTCTGGAATATGGACGCCCTCTATATGCCCCAGTTCCATCCGGCAAGGGATATCCATGATGTCTATTATGTAAAGGAACCGGGATTATCAAAAGAGATAGAAGAGCCATTCCGGACAAGGGTTTCAGAGGCACATTACTCAGGAGGCGAGACAGGTTCAAGGGGATGGAAGTATCACTTTGATATAGAAAAAGCAAAACGGCTCATGCTCCGCAGTCAGGGGACAGCAGTTTCAGCAAGGACACTTGCACGCAGCCCGAAGAATCCGGGTAAATATTTTTCTATAGCACGCTGTTTCAGGTATGAGCAGGTGGACGCCACACATGCACAGGACTTCTTTCAGATAGAGGGGATTGTTATTGGTGAGGATATAAATTTCCGCACATTGTTAGGCCTCCTTGAATTATTTGCTTTGGAGGTTGCAAAGGCAAAGGAGATAGAATTCCTGCCTGCATATTTCCCTTTTACAGAGCCGTCTGTAGAGCTTCATGTTAAACACCCTAAGCTCGGCTGGATGGAGCTTGGCGGTGCAGGTATCTTCAGGCCTGAGGTCACGATCCCGCTTGGAGTAGATGTCCCTGTAATAGCATGGGGGCTGGGCCTCGACAGGATGGCAATGGTAGCGCTGGAGATTCATGACATAAGAGACCTGTTCTCCGGCGACCTGGATATGATAAGGACTAAACGCGTGCAATGGATATAATCAGTTGAACCCCTCATGAGCCAGGGCTCACAATGGGGCATGAAAAATCCCCCTTAATCCCCCTTTTTCAAAGGGGGAAATCAGGTTCCCCCCTTTAGAAAAGGGGGGTAAGGG encodes:
- a CDS encoding NAD(P)H-hydrate dehydratase, producing the protein MYIATAQEMNNIDRRTGDEYGIPTLLLMENAASGITRAVEQMLVSISGKRITVMCGRGNNGGDGLASARQLHNLGASVTVYLLSDTADFKSEPAINLNIALKMGIEVNEKGKYSLRTLSSRLRHSHMIIDAMIGTGLASAVKEEYMEVIELINSSKRPVIAVDIPTGINSDTGEVMGAAIRATATVTFALPKRGHYLYPGPDYTGKLQITDISIPAAAVEKEAIYLSLLTGNDMQDIVPSRQSDSHKGTNGHALVIAGSIGKGGAAAMTALSCLRTGAGLLTLAVPKSVQPIVAGKLTEVMTQPLAETDEQTIAADAAETIMAACWDKAVVAIGPGLTTNKETVSFVKKLIVEISIPLVVDADAINALAGSTELLRERRSATILTPHPGEMGRLTGKSTAEVQQDRIGTARNFAITYGVYLILKGAHTVIAEPSGAVHISPTGNPGMATGGTGDALTGIITGLIAQGVEPSDAARLGVYLHGLAGDIAAQETGMAGMIAGDLIEHIPAAIKQLERKKWL
- a CDS encoding ribulose-phosphate 3-epimerase — its product is MKIAPSILSANFAQLGEELRRVEDAGADWIHVDVMDGHFVPNITIGPFVVEAVKKATSLPLDVHLMIERPEGYISSFADAGADIITVHVEACTHLHRTIQQIKESGKKAGVSLNPSTPLVMVECVLEDIDLLLIMSVNPGFSGQKFIPFSMEKIREARRMLDKIGSKAYLEVDGGIKLDNIAEIAAAGADMFVSGSGVFGTQDYKMTIGEMKKRVSL
- a CDS encoding holo-ACP synthase produces the protein MIIGIGIDIVEISRINEAEKRWGERFLEKVFTEGEIKYSMLNKSPHQRLAARFAVKEAMSKALGTGIASGITWKDTEVISRDNGRPEILLHGRLREIAESMGVTGIHVSISHDGDHAIAQVVLEG
- a CDS encoding phenylalanine--tRNA ligase subunit alpha, with the protein product MNTEELKNIVESLHPLELKILFVFEAGKSVDDNILINEASIEQSQKDMAIGWLLAKGILSVAAETVERSVVLTETGERYFDLKIPELRIFQSIKANPDYSMADVKGRDDIEPAEISSAVGLLKEKGIIKIAAGGRLELDDESLISEFDEIQRLISLVREKGEISLSGLPEKEQTIIEGLHRKRGKSKGIFRINEQVNRSYVLTDTGINIHAAVLEKGIPVEEIAQLTPQMLKDGSWEGKSFRKYNITLPPPRITPGRKHPYREFLDNVKYKLVAMGFEEMRGGLVENEFWNMDALYMPQFHPARDIHDVYYVKEPGLSKEIEEPFRTRVSEAHYSGGETGSRGWKYHFDIEKAKRLMLRSQGTAVSARTLARSPKNPGKYFSIARCFRYEQVDATHAQDFFQIEGIVIGEDINFRTLLGLLELFALEVAKAKEIEFLPAYFPFTEPSVELHVKHPKLGWMELGGAGIFRPEVTIPLGVDVPVIAWGLGLDRMAMVALEIHDIRDLFSGDLDMIRTKRVQWI